The Vibrio sp. SNU_ST1 genome has a segment encoding these proteins:
- a CDS encoding serine protease codes for MKKMILASAIVATFSAQAGIGKMDRSVTQHKAFALQTQFDFACHMNAGSATLIDPYWVITANHVSGSKSEGYKNAVTCFSYEKDENGKYSVIHTSRATTDPDGEWGEYEFTDGIYDFALVRLDTPITGIKPAKLPEKGMFDHSEIYEVNSVGFGNYNGRNGGQKYVKYNDTDKKWLAEYKYDPVIMPQSNLQWLIIHGDSGSGITIEREGEFYIIGEIGLQYYGELGWQDTFDDVLGRLDSLNKNMREHGFSYTEPVNLAGVKWTPTSQNDIENLHAFYSYWEADNMDFNGTYWTKDGGIYNTAYAIEGEKYTFETVIPANPKAPAFDVFINGRQVAHNIKADKESLFLKVNTFEQKGDQMVIEFKPLQSSGEKIMLDHFLVRDAD; via the coding sequence ATGAAAAAAATGATTTTAGCATCAGCGATCGTTGCTACTTTTTCAGCGCAGGCGGGTATCGGCAAGATGGACCGTTCGGTTACTCAACATAAAGCATTCGCTTTACAGACCCAATTTGATTTCGCGTGCCACATGAATGCAGGGTCTGCGACTCTAATTGACCCTTATTGGGTCATTACGGCAAATCATGTATCAGGTTCTAAAAGTGAAGGGTATAAAAATGCAGTAACTTGCTTTTCTTATGAAAAAGATGAGAACGGTAAGTACAGTGTTATTCACACATCACGAGCGACTACTGACCCTGATGGTGAGTGGGGCGAATATGAATTTACTGATGGTATTTATGATTTCGCTCTAGTGCGCTTAGATACGCCAATTACCGGTATTAAGCCTGCGAAGTTGCCCGAGAAAGGGATGTTCGATCATTCAGAGATCTATGAAGTAAACAGTGTTGGTTTTGGTAACTATAACGGCCGTAATGGCGGGCAAAAGTACGTTAAGTACAACGACACGGATAAAAAATGGCTAGCTGAATATAAATATGACCCCGTGATTATGCCTCAAAGCAATCTTCAGTGGCTAATAATCCATGGAGATTCTGGGTCGGGTATTACGATTGAGAGGGAGGGTGAGTTCTATATTATTGGGGAAATTGGCCTTCAATATTATGGCGAGCTTGGTTGGCAAGATACCTTTGATGATGTCTTAGGAAGATTAGATTCCTTAAACAAGAACATGCGAGAACATGGTTTTAGTTACACGGAGCCAGTAAACCTCGCAGGCGTAAAATGGACACCAACATCTCAGAATGATATTGAAAACCTACATGCTTTTTACAGCTACTGGGAAGCGGATAATATGGATTTCAATGGCACATACTGGACGAAGGATGGGGGCATTTATAACACCGCTTATGCGATAGAAGGGGAAAAGTACACTTTTGAAACCGTGATACCTGCAAACCCTAAAGCTCCTGCCTTTGATGTGTTTATTAATGGTCGACAAGTCGCTCACAACATCAAAGCTGACAAGGAAAGCCTGTTTTTGAAAGTGAATACATTTGAACAGAAAGGTGATCAAATGGTGATTGAATTCAAACCTCTTCAAAGCTCAGGTGAGAAAATTATGCTCGATCACTTTTTGGTACGTGACGCTGACTAA